In Candidatus Omnitrophota bacterium, one DNA window encodes the following:
- a CDS encoding AAA family ATPase, with the protein MKRVFIAATKQNDGKTTLSLGLIFNFKNRFKKVGFIKPIGQRYLEEEGLKIDEDSILIEDVCGIKCGLKDMSPIAVEKGFTEKYIAHPDKNLITRKIKDAFRRVSKKQDLVIIEGTGHAGVGSVFDHSNAAVAKHLGSKVIIISSGGVGRPIDEIVLNKALFEKEGVKVLGVIINKVLPDKLDKIDRIVRKGLERKGINVLGVVPYEPMLARPTLEQILDETDFEILCGKEYLDQSVSQVIVGAMEPRDAVKYIVDDSLMITPGDREDMIMAVISTFKEGNSQRLKACGMVLSGGITPEQPIMGLLQKAQIPVLLAKQDTYDVATTIHDLTVKIRPKDKDKINAVIKLIKERVDLDKILKGI; encoded by the coding sequence ATGAAAAGAGTATTTATTGCCGCGACCAAGCAGAATGACGGCAAGACAACGCTTTCTTTAGGCCTGATCTTTAATTTTAAAAACAGGTTTAAAAAAGTAGGTTTCATAAAGCCGATAGGACAACGCTATCTTGAAGAAGAAGGTTTAAAGATAGACGAAGATTCAATACTTATTGAGGATGTCTGCGGCATAAAATGTGGGCTTAAAGATATGAGCCCGATTGCTGTTGAGAAGGGTTTTACGGAAAAGTATATCGCCCATCCTGATAAAAACCTGATTACTAGAAAAATCAAAGATGCTTTCCGTAGGGTATCCAAGAAACAGGATTTGGTTATTATTGAAGGAACCGGGCATGCGGGAGTTGGTTCCGTATTTGACCATTCCAATGCTGCTGTAGCAAAACATCTTGGGTCAAAAGTAATTATAATTTCTTCCGGAGGAGTGGGAAGGCCGATAGACGAAATAGTTTTAAATAAAGCGCTTTTTGAAAAAGAGGGCGTCAAGGTTCTGGGAGTAATTATAAATAAAGTCCTTCCCGATAAACTTGATAAAATTGACCGCATTGTAAGAAAGGGGCTTGAGAGAAAAGGGATTAATGTCTTGGGAGTTGTCCCTTATGAACCTATGCTTGCCCGTCCGACTCTTGAGCAGATATTAGATGAAACTGACTTTGAGATTTTATGCGGCAAGGAATATCTTGACCAGTCTGTTTCACAGGTAATTGTCGGGGCAATGGAGCCTCGTGACGCAGTGAAATATATCGTTGATGATAGCTTGATGATTACTCCGGGTGACAGGGAAGACATGATTATGGCTGTTATAAGTACTTTTAAAGAGGGTAATTCTCAAAGGCTTAAAGCCTGCGGAATGGTTTTATCCGGAGGGATTACTCCGGAGCAGCCGATAATGGGATTATTACAAAAAGCCCAGATTCCTGTTTTATTAGCTAAACAAGATACGTATGATGTTGCTACAACAATTCACGATTTGACTGTTAAGATCAGGCCGAAAGATAAGGATAAAATTAACGCGGTAATTAAATTAATCAAAGAGAGAGTTGATTTAGACAAAATTTTAAAGGGGATTTGA
- the trxA gene encoding thioredoxin: MNLHQLTDANFKKEVLDSDLPVLVDFWAPWCGPCKMIAPIVEELSKEYTGKMKFGKIDIDNNSKIANQYGVMSIPTIIIFKDGKIMDQSVGAVNKTQLKRKIEENLNR; this comes from the coding sequence ATGAACTTACATCAATTGACGGATGCAAATTTTAAAAAAGAAGTCTTGGATTCGGATTTACCTGTATTAGTTGATTTTTGGGCGCCATGGTGCGGGCCTTGTAAGATGATCGCTCCTATTGTTGAGGAATTGTCTAAAGAGTATACGGGTAAGATGAAATTTGGTAAAATTGATATTGATAACAATTCAAAAATTGCAAATCAATACGGCGTAATGTCCATCCCAACTATCATAATCTTCAAAGATGGGAAGATAATGGATCAATCGGTGGGAGCTGTTAATAAAACGCAGCTTAAGCGTAAAATAGAAGAAAATCTCAATAGATGA